AAATTTGCGGACTTTTTTATACTGCTGCCGATGCATTGAGATACATTAGAGTAGCAAAGGTTGACGCTGTTTTTTTGGATATATGTATTCCGGAAGTAGACGGTCTCACCCTAGCAAGTAAAATTCAGGAGATCGACAGTTCCATCAACGTTGTTTTTGTGACAGGTTACGATGAATACGCCGTCACTGCATTTGAATTGGAAGCAGTGGATTATTTAATGAAGCCCATTGGAAAAGACCGTCTAGAGAGGACAATCCAGCGGCTTTTACGGGCCTGCGCAGAACGTCAAATCGCTCAGTATTTAAGGGTTTCCTGCCTTGGCGGGTTTCAAGCTGCCCCCAGTAACTCAAGTTTCAGCAGTATCAGCTGGAGATCACCAAAAACAGAAGAGCTCTTTGCATTTCTTATTTTTAAGCGTAAGGTTAGTCGCGATGAAATTATTAATACTCTGTGGGACGACTTAGATCCGGACAAGGCCTTAAAGAACATCAATACGACTGTGTACTATATCCGCAAGGCCCTCAGCCCCTTTGGCCTTGAAAAGTGTATCACTACAACTCATAAAGAAATCCGCATCAACAGCGACCTGATATCCTGTGACTTGTACGAACTGGAAAAGCTCCTGAGCAAAGCCACTCGTGGCAGCTTCATCGATCCAACGGACCTTTTAATCGAGCTCTATGGCGGTGAGCTTTTTCAGGGGAAAGCCTACGAATGGTCCTTTGCAAAATCGAGGAGCCTTGAAAGCAGCTTCATCAAGGCCCTTTTATCCGCTGCAGATTATCATAGAAATAATTTTAATTATGCGGCGGCCGAGAGAATCTATCAGGTAATTTTATCCATTGATCCTCTTAATGAAGATGCCTGCGGCAGCATGATAAAGCTTTGCTTATTATCAGGGAGAAAAACGGAAGCCCAACGCCTATACCTTCGTCTTGAGAATCTCTTGATGAATGAGCTGGGAGAAAAACCACAAGAAAAACTGCGTAAGCTTATGGAATAATCATTTTTTATTTTATTATTATATTTGTGAATTCATCAAAAAGAATAATATTTTTCTGCAAAACAGACTCTGGTCCCCTTTTCCGGAGTCTTGTTTATTTTTTGTTGATGCGAAAAATGTAGAATAAGGGAAAAATCTCTGTTAAGCGATTAGCCGAAACATTAGAAAAGGAGGAATTTGATGTACAATCTATTATTACTACGAAATCATCCAAAAGCAAAAAAATTCTTAAGCATTCTATTGATGCTGACGTTGCTGCTCTCTTCAGCAATCAGCGCGCCAGTATATGCCGCAGTGAGCATTTCCTGGACCCAGGTGGGAGAGGATCTATCCGAAGCCGGTCTTGACGCTGCACAAACAGTCTTATCCATCTCAAACGGCATTCCCTATGTTGCCTATCTTGAACCAGCAACCTCTGGAGGCAGCGCAGAAGCAAGATCAGGTGGCAGCACAAATGATTCTACTGTCGGAAAAGCCGTGGTAAAGAAACTCTCCGGAGATATCTGGGAGACGGTGGATCTGGGGGACAATCACGAACCTGATGGTTTCGTTACCGATGCAACCATATTGAAGTATGACTTTGAAGTCTATGACGGAATCCCTTATCTCGCATATTTAAGCACTGATTACGACATGATGACATTGGCTCTGATGCAATATGATGAAGAATACGGCTGGGTCACTCTTTGGGATGAGTATTCAAGCGTCAACAATCATCTGGCAAATGCCAATGACCTGGCGCTTGATGTTTCCAGCGGCGTTCCTTATATCGCATGGAGCACGCCGGAGTACATTGCCTGCCTAGAGTATACTGGCAACGAGGATGGATTCCAGTACTTCGGCGAAACCATAGTCGTGTCCGGCGCTCAATCACTTTCCATACAGTGCGATATGAGTGAGGGTTTTATCTTTGCATCATTCAGAACAGATACGGGCAGCGTAGAGGTATATAAAAACTTGAGGACATCTCTCACTCAGAACTGGGTTTCGGTCGGAGAAACTGCTGTTTCAACAAACGGCACCGAGCCTTACCTTTACGTATTTGAAAATATCCCCCTGATAACCTATGCCGAAATAGACGGCAGCAGCTCCAGTTGCGTAGTAAAAATGCTGGTAAATTCCCATTGGGTACCATTGGGAGCTCCGATTAACGACAGCAAGGTTACAAATCCATCCATATATATGGACGATGATGATGATGATACCCTTTTCCTTGCGTATCAAGGCCCATCGAGCTTCGCAATTGTGAAAAAGTTTAATCCGCAGAACCAAAGTTGGAATCCCGTTTCCGGTACCAACAGCTATGCTTCCACCTATATTGTGTCCGGGCTCTCTCTTTCAGCCCTTGACGGAAATCCCTATGTTTCTTACATTCAAAGCGATCATGTTATGGTAATGAACTATATTCCTGACGAGGGACCCGGCGGCGGAACAGGTGAGGAGCCAGGGGGAGAACCTGTTGAGGTACCTTCCATTACGACCCAGCCCCAAGACAAAACTGTATTGGAAGGAAGTTCCGTTTCCTTCTCTGTTTCGACCTCGGGAAATACTTCTCTCACCTATCAATGGCACAAAGATGGAGAAGATATTCCAGGAGCAACGTCCAGCTATTACTCCATCTCCAATGCAGTCAGCAGTGATGCCGGACACTATTCCTGCAGCATCACCAATGCAGGAGGAACGGTCAAAACGAGAGAAGCACTTCTTACTGTCAAGGAAGCGGAAACGCTGGGATTGACTGCGAAGGCAGGTAATAAGAAAGTAACCCTTACCTGGGATAGCTTCCCCGGCGCAACCCGTTATAAGGTCTATCTTAATAACTCCTTATATTCCGACGTAGATGGTAATTCTTATGATGTAAGGTATCTTGTCAATGGAACCACATATCAGTTTGAAGTTCGTGCTTTGAGCGATGGGACAACTTTTATAGGATCCTCTGCGAAAATTAGTGCAGCTCCTATAGGTGTACCCGGTGCGCCAACAAACATTGCGGCGACTTCCGGCAACGGACAGGCAACCGTAACCTTCCAAGAACCTGCGGATCATGGTGACAGCCCTATCACCGGTTACACGGTAACTTCAAGTCCCGGTGGAATCAAAGCAAGCGGAGCCGGCACAAGCATCACCGTTACCGGCCTCTCCAATGGAACTTCCTATACCTTTATCGTTAACGCAATGAATAGTTTGGGAGAGGGGGATGATTCTGTTCCCTCAAATGCAGTAACCCCTGTTGCTCCCGGCAGTCATTCCGGCGGCAGCAAGGGGGGAAGCACCTCCAATACACCTACACAATCAGAAAGCAGCACCGTCATTGTTAATGGAGTAGCAAAAGCGGCAGGTACTTCTCAGATAACGACAGATAAAGAAGGAAAAAAGACGACTACGGTAACGGTTGACTCAGAGAGATTAAAAGAGATTCTTGCATCTGAAAAGAGCGGTGCAACAGTTATCATTCCGGTTAAGAACGGTTCTGCTGCTGCAAAGGGAATCCTTACTGGAGAGATGGTAAAAAATATGGAGAGCAAAGCGGCAGTTCTTGTGATTCAGACGGATCGTGTCTCCTATACTCTCCCCGCCTCTCAGATCAATATTGATAAAGTCTCAGGACAGTTAGGCAAAGACGTATCGCTTTCGGAGATTGCGGTTGTGATTACTGTCTCAGAGCCAGCAGGCAACATGTCCAAAGTTATTGAAAATGCTGTAAAGCAAGGCGGATTTTCCGTTATTGCTCCTTCCATTGATTTCAACATCAGTGGGACTTATAAAGGCTCTACTGTGAATGTTAGTGCGTTTAACGCCTATGTGGACCGGCTGGTGGCGATCCCAGCAGGCGTAGATCCTGAGAAGATTACAACAGGCATTGTGGTGACACCAAAGGGAAATACATATCATGTTCCTACACAAGTTGTTATAATCAATGGTGTTTATTATGCAAAGATCAACAGCCTTACAAACAGCACCTATTCCGTTATCTGGAACCCCATAGAGTTTGCCGATGTTGCGAAACATTGGTCGAAAGACTCTGTCAATAACATGGGATCCCGAATGGTCGTAAACGGTGTAGGAGGCAGTAATTATGATCCAAATCGGAGTATAACCCGTGCGGAATTCGCTGCAATTATCGTACGTGCGCTGGGACTCGCACCGGGAAGTGGAACTACCAGCTTTAGTGATGTAGCTTCCTCCGCTTGGTACGCTGGATATATTGAGACTGCTTCTTCCTATGGCATCATTAAAGGGTATGATAACGGCGGTTTTGGACCGCAGGATACCATTAGTAGAGAGCAAGCTATGGCAATGCTGGCAAGAGCTATGAAAATCACGGGCCTTGAAACAGCTTTAACCGCAAAGGACGTGAATCAACTGACGGCTGCCTATGCAGATGGTTCCTCCATCTCTTCTTATGCAAAAGAAGCTTCAGCTGCTTGCCTCAAATCAGGCATTGTTGCCGGAAGAAGCAACAGTACCATCGCACCGAAAAGCAGTGTGACACGCGCTGAGGTTGCTGCAATGATGGAACGGCTGCTGCAAAAGTCAGATTTAATCTAGCGGTGAAAATCCGAGGCACCGATACGTAAACCGCAAGATAATATCAATCATTGACATCCATTCATTGATATCCAATCAAAAACAAAATGGATGTAGCCTAAAAGGGGAACAGCCGGGAAACCGGCTGCTCCCCTTTTGTTTGATAAAATAAGAAGGTCGGCAAACAAGTGTTGTCCTTGTCAGCCGACCCATTTCAATGATTCACTTAAATTAAGTCAGATTTCTTTAGCAGACGCTCTGCCATTACCGCTACCTCTGCCCTTGTAATAAAGCTCTTCGGTGCGATGGTGTTGTTTCCGCGTCCAGCCGTAATGCCTGTTTCAAGGCAAGCTGCAACGCTCTCCTTTGCATAAGCGGATATTGCTGTGCTGTCTGTATAGCTACCGATTAACTTACTGATGCTCTGATCTGTCAGATTAACCTTCAGCCCTGTAACCTTCATTGCTCTTGATAGCATCGCCATAGCCTGCTCCCGTGTAATCGTGTCATTGGGCCCGAAGTTACCGTTATCGTAACCTTTGATGATTCCGTAGGATACAGCTGTTTTGATATATCCGCTATACCAGGAGGATGCTTTGACGTCGCTGAAGATGCTGGCGGCGCTGTCCGGCGCCAAGCCAAGGGCTCTCACCATGATTGCAGCGAACTCTGCACGTGTCATATTTCTTCCTGGATCGTAGCTGTTGTTTCCAACACCTGTGACAACCATTCTGGATCCCATGTTGTTCACTGATTCCTTGGCCCAGTGCTTCGTCATGTCGGAGAATTCAATGGGATTCCAAACGACCGAATAGGTACTGTTTGTCAGGCTGTTGATCACCGCATAGTAAGTTCCGTTGATCACCGTTACTCTGGTCGGAACATGATAGATCGTTCCGCTTGGTTCAACTACGATTCCTGTGGTGATTTTTGAAGGATCAACACCTTCGGGAATCGCGATGGTACGCTCCACATAGGAGTTAAAGCTAGTTGTATTTACCGATTTTCCTCCGTAGGTGCAGGTGATTGTGAAATCTACCGCCGGAGCTACAATGGTAAAGCCTTTGCCTTTTTCTGCGCTTTCAACTACTTTTGCCATTGTATTTGTGGGTTCAGAAATTCTTACGGATACGGTAATATCCTCAAGTGATACATTGGTTCCAAGCTTTTTGGATACCTCAGTGATATTGATTTCCGCAGCAGGCAATGTATAACTGGAAGCGCCTTTCTGAATCACGAGAGTCGCACTCTTGCTCTCCATGGACTTGACCATCTCGCCGGTCAGCTTGCCTTCTCCTGCATTGACTCCATCCTTGATTGGAATGGTTACCTTTGCGCCTTCTTTTTCCGCTGAAAGAAGGGATTTCAGCTTGTCAGAGTCTACTGTTACCGTTGTAAGTGTTTTTCCATCTGATCCTGTCGTGGTCTCAGATTTTCCTGCGGACTGGGATTTCCCGTTGATGAGCACATTTGTATCTTCTGTTTTGACGCTTGGAGTTGGTCGAGATGGTTTGCTCGGCCCTGGCCCCTGTCCTGGTTCGTCTTTCGCTTTCCAGTTTGCTGTGATGGTCGTATTTGCTTCCGGCATCGTAAAGGTAGTTTCTGCATTGCTGGTGTTTTCAAAGACACCGCTGCCTGCAGTAGTCCAACCAGTGAAGGTATATCCTTCCTTCGTGCCTGCATGAATGGAGACGATTGTCCCTGCGGCGTAGCTGCCGTCCGCCGTAGCTCCTGTTCCTCCGCCGCTAACGGTCAGTGTATAGTTTGTTACTGTACCAAAGAGTGGATATCCTCCATTTTCATGCTTTGTATCGTCTTTCCACGATGCAAGATTGTTATACTGGCCAGACAATCCTGCGGCATTATGATTCAGGGTCTGTGCCATTGCTTTCAGCTCTTCCGAGGTCTTCGCTTCCGCACTGCCGGTGTTACCGTCTCCATATGAACTGTCTATTAACAATGCGCTATCCAACCAATATACATCCACCAGAGTGCTGCTATTATTTACTGCGGATACACCGCCGAGATAGACGGATCCTGCCCCAGCGCTGACGGTGGAAACAGCACCTGCATTATAGCTATTTTTAATGGTACCAGAATAATTTTTTCCTGTGATACCGCCTGCATAGGCTGTATTACTGTTACGAACGGCGTTCACACTTCCGGTGTTGTAACAGTTAACAATGGTCATCTCTGCGTCTTGGTTGACTCCTGCGATTCCTCCGGCTATAATACCTACGACTTGGCCTGTATTATAGCTGTCCTGAATATGCCCCATTTCATTATATCCTGTGATACCGCCTGACTGCGTCCCTCCGATGGAAGCAGTATTGAAGCAGTCCTCAATTCTGCCTCCTCGGTTGTAAGCTGCAATTCCTCCCGCATAGGAATTTCCTCCGGATGCATAAATCTGTCCACCTTTGATACCTATGTTCCTTACTGTGCTGCCGCTATCAAGATAACCGAAGAGTCCTGCATAAGATGCTGATCCGTTCATATAAAGTCCTGTAATCGCATGGCCGTCGCCATCAAAGGAACCTGTAAATGCTGTCACATTGTTTTTTCCAATGGGAGTCCATACTTCGGGGTCATTATTAATATCATCATTGAGCGTGATATTTGCCGTCACCCGATAGTGCTTGCCGCCATATTTTGCATTTTGCTCATTCACAAGCTGAGCCATTTCTTTTAGTTCATCCTTGCTGGTAATTAGGTAAGGATCCGCTTCCGTTCCTTCTCCGCCAAAGCTTGGACCTGGTATAGAAGGTACTGCTGTAATTTTGATATCTGTAGCCGGTGTTTGATCGGTTCCGTAAATATAGTAACCGCCCTGTACCTGAGCCCCCTGCGAATAGCTGCCTTCTTTCTTCTGAAACGCTTGCATTCCAGTATCTGTAATTTCCAGCGTGTATACTGCTCGGGATAGAGGGGCCGCACTTGCGCTTGCGTAAATCGTACCGCCGGAAAATATGATATTTTGATTGGATACGATTCCAACACTCATTACTACCGGATAACTAGAGGATGAAACGCCTCCGGTTGCGTAAATATTTCCACCCTCAATCAAAATTGTTTTATCTGCCAGGATGCCTATGCTGTTGTTCTCGGTTGTAGTGCCTCCTGTGGCGTGTAATTCTCCGGTGCTACCCTTTATAGTCAGCGCACCGTTGCCTTCAATTCCATATGTATTAAAGCGGTCGTGATATGTGCTTTTTACCCTATTAATGGTTCCATCTACCAGCACAATGCTGGCAGCAGCCGGTAGTTTTGCAGCAACAGCAGAATTAGTATCAAGATTAATGCCGCTTAGTTCGAGTGTTTTGGGACTATAACCCTTTTCTTCATCTCCATAAAGGTACCACTTCCAGCCTTCAACGCTGTTTGTAATGTCTTCAGAAGTCGGATCTGCGCTTGTGGTCTCTGTTTGTGATTTGTACCAAAGTTCTTTTACGGTCAGATCAAGAGCACTCGTACGCTTTTTAAGCCCTGCTGTTGTCTCTTCGGTAATATGATACTTGGCGTTACTATTTTCTGTGACATTCAGCGGCATATTGATGCTCAGCTTATCAGCCGGTATGGTGATCTCCATTGCGCGTTCGCATTCTTCAAGGGGAGTCCCTGAAAAACCGATTGATGCACTAAAACCATCTTCTGCAATGCTGAGCAGCGTTACGGTGAGACCCTCCGGTAAATTGGTAAACCAATTGCTGATATCATCCTGTTCATTTAAAGTGATAAATGCACTGTCTGTCAAGTTGATGGTCATTGTTGCACTGCCAGGCAACGCTTTTCCGATTTCACCACTGATGGTTTTCTCTGAAATGGAGGCGCTGGGCGCTGTATTATTTGAACTGATATCAAAGCTTGCATACTGGTTTACATTGGCGTTTAAAATAATGCCGTCAGTCAACTGTTCTGCCGGAATAATGACAACTATAGGACCCGTACTTCCAGACACTGGCGTACCCGAGAATGCGAGGGTTACTTTCCTTCTGTTCCCATCGATAGAGGCTACCTTGGCTTGTGCTCCTGGGGGTAGATTTGAAAACCAGCTTGCTGCGTTCTGGTTCACTGTCAGGTCATTCCTAAAGCTGCTGTAAATTAGACTTACGGTTAAACGATCTTCACCCGAAAGAGGTGCACCCGGCTTGCCGGAGACAGTAACGTTAGAAAGAAGCGCTTGACGCTTACTAATCAGGATATCGGTTGCATTTTCATTCGAGCTGTCCTTGTAACAGAAGCCTGTCCATCGTGTTGTTGCTCCAATGTAATTGCCATCTACATTCTGACGGATGGTCAGGCCGGAGTCATTGATCCCATATGCACCGTATACCGCAAAATCATTTCCTTTTGCGTAAGTGATGCTTTCACCGGAAAAGGTCACGTAGTTATCAGCCCGTATTCCCTGGCTGTCACTGTATACTGATTCCTCACTTCTGGCTGTCACAATGCTGCTGCCGTTAATGATTATATTTTTACGTGACATGAGGCCTGCGCTAACCCATGTGTGTGCTATCTGTCCTCCGACAGCTTCTACTTCGCCTCCGGAGATGGTGAGATCTCCCACTGAGAATATCCCTACGCTGCCTGTTTTTGTATCACCGTTTCCCCCTGTAGCATAGAGACTGCCGTTATTTCCTCGAATACTAAGTGCACCCATGCCTTCGATACCACGGGTATCACCGGTGCTAAAGCCATTCCGTAAGCATTTAACAGTATTCTCAGTGTTATCCTTAAGAATGATTATGGAATCAGCCGGCAATCTAATCCCTACAAGATCTCCTGTCTCCAGTGTTATATCCTCTAAAACGAGGGTTTTCGGATGGTAGTTCAATTCCTCGCTGCCATACCGATACCATGTCCATCCCTCACCGGAGTCTAGAATATCAGATAGAATTGGGTTCTGGCTGGTCCATTGTTCACCAGTGCTCCAATAACTAACGCTTTCTGCGGTTAAATCAAGCATGGAAGTCCGCCTGCCATCCCATGTCTCAGTAATGTGGTACCGTGCGTTATTATTTAAAGTCACAGGAATTGGCTGGTCGGAGGTCTGCTTATCTGCTGGAATTGTAATTTCTATTGGCGCTTCCAGCGCGGAAAGCGGTGATCCGGCAATTCGGACAAGCAGCTTCTCAATGGGGTTTTTATTATCGATACTGACAACCGTTGCGTTTAATCCCACAGGACTGTTTGCAAACCAACTGGAAACGTCATTTCCTGCACCCAGATCTTTGAAATCACAGCCTGACAGATAGAGGGTTACCTCACCGCTCATAGACTGGCCCACTGCTCCCAAAATCAACGAGTTTGAAAGAGTAGCGCCTGCCGGAGGATTTTGGATATTAAATCTGGCGTTTACATTTGGTATTACAGTAATTGCCTTGTTACCGGTCAAGTTTCCAGCTGGTATCGTGATTGATATTTGCTCAGTATATACCGATTTTGGTGTTCCAATAAATTTAATGACTGCCTGCATATCCGTAAATGACTCAATTACAGCATAAACCGGGCCCGATAAACTGCTTAAACCGGCAAACCAATTTGTTACATCGCTTTCTACTGCCAAGTTTTCTGATACAAATGTATCTCCCGACAGATTGATTGTAACTGTACCGGATAGCGGCATTCCTACCACGCCGGAGAGCGTCACATTATCAATCTCTGCGCTGGCAGGCGGTGCCTTTTGAATCCGAATGTCAAAGGCATAATCGGTATCGACAAAATAGAACTTACCGTTATCCTCTTTTGTCACTGGCACTGTGTAATTATTTCCATTCTTATGTAGAACTTTCATTCCACTGTCATCAAGACCATTTTGTTCACTGCTATATACTGCAAAGTACTGGCCTGAAGAAATTTCCTCTGCTTTCGCATAAGTGGTTCCGTCACTGAACTTTAGCGTTTGACCGTAGATTCCATAGCTTGCGTTGATCGCTTCTCCACCTGCCGCATGAATTGTTCCGTTGCTAATTTTTACTGTTTGCCCGTAGATGCCGTAGCTGATATTAATCGCTTCTCCACCCGTTGCAGTAATGGTCCCTCCGGAAATATCAATCATCGCATTGGAAGAGATCGCCTTGCTTTCAATCTCTCCATATCCGCATTCCGCATTAATCGTTCCATCTTTAATTTCCAGAGTTCCGGTTGAATGGATGCCTCCGCTGTATTCCAGGCTGGCGACATCCGCTCCGCCTCTAACCTGCAGCGTACCGCTTCCTTCTATGGTTAAGCTTCCATAGCAATAAATACCAAACGATTCATTGGTGCCGTTATATGTACTTCGTACTACATTTGTGGTCCCATCCTTCAGGATGATGGTAGCCTCATCCGGAAGCGTTATGGCAATCGGGTCGCTTGTATCTAGCTGGATTCCCTTTAAAACCAGTGTCTTTTTCGCGTAACCTTGATCTGAATCTCCATCCGGATACCACTCCCATCCTTCCGCGGTATTTGTATAATTTTTAATGTCGGCGTAAGCGCCTTCACTTTCGTATTCTCCATTACTGTTAATTTTTATAAATTGAAACCATTGACTCGGATTTCCCAATGGAAGTATATTACTGCGCGACTGTATTGTAACATCCCCTGCAAATGCATATTGTGGTATGAGTGTAATGATCATACACAAGATGAGCAGAATCGCAGCGCTCTTTTTAAATACTTGTTTCATTCTTTTCCTCCTTTATCCTTTTTCGCTTTTAGGAAGGGTACAAGCATCATTTTGCTTCGTTCCTTCTTTTACTAGATCACATTTCTTTGATTGCTGGTGAGTATTTGTCTATTGATTCCTTAATCCTTTCGAATCACTCCTTCCTATCAGATTTTCTCTATTGGCTATAACCTCTGTGTACCTGCTTTCCTCAACAAAACATTTCAAACCATTTCTCCTCAGAGCCTTTTCTTATGTTTCTACGTTATTTTACATTTTTCGAGTCAACAAAAAATAAACAAGCAACTTGCTCAATCGTTACGGAGCAGCTGATACAAAAACTTTTATATGTTTAGGGACAGCAAAGACATCGCTGCATAGAGCACAAAAAATAAAAGATCGGCTGACATGGATAACGAAATGCACCCTTGTCAGCCGACCCATTTCAATGATTCACTTAAATTAAGTCAGATTTCTTTAGCAGACGCTCTGCCATTACCGCTACCTCTGCCCTTGTAATGAAGCTCTTTGGTGCGATGGTGTTGTTTCCGCGTCCAGCCGTAATGCCTGTTTCAAGGCAAGCTGCAACGCTCTCCTTTGCATAAGCGGATATTACTGTGCTGTCTGTATAGCTACCGATTAACTTACTGATGCTCTGATCTGTCAGATTAACCTTCAGCCCTGTAACCTTCATTGCTCTTGATAACATCGCCATAGCCTGCTCCCGTGTAATCGTGTCATTGGGTCCGAAGTTACCGTTATCGTAGCCTTTGATGATTCCGTAGGATACAGCTGTTTTGATATATCCGCTATACCAGGAGGATGCTTTGACGTCGCTGAAGGTGCTGGCGGCGCTGTCCGGCGCCAAGCCAAGGGCTCTCACCATGATTGCAGCGAACTCTGCACGTGTCATATTTCTTCCGGGATCGTAGCTGTTGTTTCCAACACCTGTGACAACCATTCTGGATCCCATGTTGTTCACTGATTCCTTGGCCCAGTGCTTCGTCATGTCGGAGAATTCAATGGGATTCCAAACGACCGAATAGGTACTGTTTGTCAGGCTGTTGATCACCGCATAGTAAGTTCCGTTGATCACCGTTACTCTGGTCGGAACATGATAGATCGTTCCGCTTGGTTCAACTACGATTCCTGTGGTGATTTTTGAAGGATCAACACCTTCGGGAATCGCGATGGTACGCTCCACATAGGAGTTAAAGCTAGCTGTATTTACCGATTTTCCTCCGTAGGTGCAGGTGATTGTGAAATCTACCGCCGGAGCTACAATGGTAAAGCCTTTGCCTTTTTCTGCGCTTTCTACTACTTTTGCCATTGTATTTGTGGGTTCAGAAATTCTTACGGATACAGTAATATCCTCAAGTGATACATTGGTTCCAAGCTTTTTGGATACCTCAGTGATATTGATTTCCGCAGCAGGCAATGTATAACTGGAAGCGCCTTTCTGAATCACGAGAGTCGCACTCTTGCTCTCCATGGACTTGACCATCTCGCCGGTCAGCTTGCCTTCTCCTGCATTGACTCCATCCTTGATTGGAATGGTTACCTTTGCGCCTTCTTTTTCCGCTGAAAGAAGGGATTTCAGCTTGTCAGAGTCTACTGTTACCGTTGTAAGTGTTTCCATCTGATCCTGTCGTGGTCTCAGATTTTCCTGCGGACTGGGATTTCCCGTTGATGAGCACATTTGTATCTTCTGTTTTGACGCTTGGAGTTGGTCGAGATGGTTTGCTCGGCCCTGGCCCCTGTCCTGGTTCGTCTTTCGCTTTCCAGTTTGCTGTGATGGTCGTATTTGCTTCCGGCATCGTAAAGGTAGTTTCTGCATTGCTGGTGTTTTCAAAGACACCGCTGCCTGCAGTGGTCCAACCAGTGAAGGTATATCCTTCCTTCGTGCCTGCATGAATGGAGACGATTGTCCCTGCGGCGTAGCTGCCGTCCGCTGTAGCTCCTGTTCCTCCGCCGCTAACGGTCAGTGTATAGTTTGTTACTGTACCAAAGAGTGGATATCCTCCATTTTCATGCTTTGCATCGTCTTTCCATAATGCTAGATTATTATACTCTTCGGATAACCTTGCTACATTTTCATTTAGTTCCTCTGTCATTGCTTTCAGCTCAGAAGATGTTTTTACTTGGATGCCATCTATGGTATCATCCGATATATAGTCAATAGTCAATGCACTATCCAGCCAATATACATCAATTAGGTTGCCAAGTAGATTTCTT
This genomic window from Clostridiales bacterium contains:
- a CDS encoding response regulator, with amino-acid sequence MKVILVDDEELSLKRLGDMLKELSDVEICGLFYTAADALRYIRVAKVDAVFLDICIPEVDGLTLASKIQEIDSSINVVFVTGYDEYAVTAFELEAVDYLMKPIGKDRLERTIQRLLRACAERQIAQYLRVSCLGGFQAAPSNSSFSSISWRSPKTEELFAFLIFKRKVSRDEIINTLWDDLDPDKALKNINTTVYYIRKALSPFGLEKCITTTHKEIRINSDLISCDLYELEKLLSKATRGSFIDPTDLLIELYGGELFQGKAYEWSFAKSRSLESSFIKALLSAADYHRNNFNYAAAERIYQVILSIDPLNEDACGSMIKLCLLSGRKTEAQRLYLRLENLLMNELGEKPQEKLRKLME
- a CDS encoding carbohydrate-binding domain-containing protein; translation: MKQVFKKSAAILLILCMIITLIPQYAFAGDVTIQSRSNILPLGNPSQWFQFIKINSNGEYESEGAYADIKNYTNTAEGWEWYPDGDSDQGYAKKTLVLKGIQLDTSDPIAITLPDEATIILKDGTTNVVRSTYNGTNESFGIYCYGSLTIEGSGTLQVRGGADVASLEYSGGIHSTGTLEIKDGTINAECGYGEIESKAISSNAMIDISGGTITATGGEAINISYGIYGQTVKISNGTIHAAGGEAINASYGIYGQTLKFSDGTTYAKAEEISSGQYFAVYSSEQNGLDDSGMKVLHKNGNNYTVPVTKEDNGKFYFVDTDYAFDIRIQKAPPASAEIDNVTLSGVVGMPLSGTVTINLSGDTFVSENLAVESDVTNWFAGLSSLSGPVYAVIESFTDMQAVIKFIGTPKSVYTEQISITIPAGNLTGNKAITVIPNVNARFNIQNPPAGATLSNSLILGAVGQSMSGEVTLYLSGCDFKDLGAGNDVSSWFANSPVGLNATVVSIDNKNPIEKLLVRIAGSPLSALEAPIEITIPADKQTSDQPIPVTLNNNARYHITETWDGRRTSMLDLTAESVSYWSTGEQWTSQNPILSDILDSGEGWTWYRYGSEELNYHPKTLVLEDITLETGDLVGIRLPADSIIILKDNTENTVKCLRNGFSTGDTRGIEGMGALSIRGNNGSLYATGGNGDTKTGSVGIFSVGDLTISGGEVEAVGGQIAHTWVSAGLMSRKNIIINGSSIVTARSEESVYSDSQGIRADNYVTFSGESITYAKGNDFAVYGAYGINDSGLTIRQNVDGNYIGATTRWTGFCYKDSSNENATDILISKRQALLSNVTVSGKPGAPLSGEDRLTVSLIYSSFRNDLTVNQNAASWFSNLPPGAQAKVASIDGNRRKVTLAFSGTPVSGSTGPIVVIIPAEQLTDGIILNANVNQYASFDISSNNTAPSASISEKTISGEIGKALPGSATMTINLTDSAFITLNEQDDISNWFTNLPEGLTVTLLSIAEDGFSASIGFSGTPLEECERAMEITIPADKLSINMPLNVTENSNAKYHITEETTAGLKKRTSALDLTVKELWYKSQTETTSADPTSEDITNSVEGWKWYLYGDEEKGYSPKTLELSGINLDTNSAVAAKLPAAASIVLVDGTINRVKSTYHDRFNTYGIEGNGALTIKGSTGELHATGGTTTENNSIGILADKTILIEGGNIYATGGVSSSSYPVVMSVGIVSNQNIIFSGGTIYASASAAPLSRAVYTLEITDTGMQAFQKKEGSYSQGAQVQGGYYIYGTDQTPATDIKITAVPSIPGPSFGGEGTEADPYLITSKDELKEMAQLVNEQNAKYGGKHYRVTANITLNDDINNDPEVWTPIGKNNVTAFTGSFDGDGHAITGLYMNGSASYAGLFGYLDSGSTVRNIGIKGGQIYASGGNSYAGGIAAYNRGGRIEDCFNTASIGGTQSGGITGYNEMGHIQDSYNTGQVVGIIAGGIAGVNQDAEMTIVNCYNTGSVNAVRNSNTAYAGGITGKNYSGTIKNSYNAGAVSTVSAGAGSVYLGGVSAVNNSSTLVDVYWLDSALLIDSSYGDGNTGSAEAKTSEELKAMAQTLNHNAAGLSGQYNNLASWKDDTKHENGGYPLFGTVTNYTLTVSGGGTGATADGSYAAGTIVSIHAGTKEGYTFTGWTTAGSGVFENTSNAETTFTMPEANTTITANWKAKDEPGQGPGPSKPSRPTPSVKTEDTNVLINGKSQSAGKSETTTGSDGKTLTTVTVDSDKLKSLLSAEKEGAKVTIPIKDGVNAGEGKLTGEMVKSMESKSATLVIQKGASSYTLPAAEINITEVSKKLGTNVSLEDITVSVRISEPTNTMAKVVESAEKGKGFTIVAPAVDFTITCTYGGKSVNTTSFNSYVERTIAIPEGVDPSKITTGIVVEPSGTIYHVPTRVTVINGTYYAVINSLTNSTYSVVWNPIEFSDMTKHWAKESVNNMGSRMVVTGVGNNSYDPGRNMTRAEFAAIMVRALGLAPDSAASIFSDVKASSWYSGYIKTAVSYGIIKGYDNGNFGPNDTITREQAMAMLSRAMKVTGLKVNLTDQSISKLIGSYTDSTAISAYAKESVAACLETGITAGRGNNTIAPKSFITRAEVAVMAERLLKKSDLI